DNA from Rosa rugosa chromosome 6, drRosRugo1.1, whole genome shotgun sequence:
AGTTTGTATTGGTTTAACCCTTAattcctgaaaaaaaaaaaaccctcatACTTTAGGTTTAATTAGTGACTACCAACATACTTATGATTATCAGAAGCCAGCAGCCATTAACTCCCTTAAAGAGGCTCTTTGAGAAAGGCTACTAGTATAGAAGCTATTCTTTCTTTGAGGTACCTAATTTTGGTCTAGACTTCAAATTAATTCAATAAAAATTTTGTTGAGTAACCACTATGATCTTAAGTCTTTGGCAAAAGCAAGACATGAGGCTCATCAAAGTTAATAGGTACGGCCCAAATGCTACTTCCACCACGTACCTGTTTCTTTCTCGTCAAGTAAGAATGAAAATCCTCCATCAATGTCCTCATCTGATTCAATGATAATTCTACCTCCTCTTTCCTGCATCATGCATTGCCATCTCATATGAGCCATATAAGTTCAAATACCCGAGATGAGCAAATATAAAGTTTTTCATGTAATGCTTAAAACAGTAAGGAACTTTGCTTCAATTGCAATAAAAATTTAAGACAAGAACACTCAGCACATATCTATTATTAAGTCTATCACCTTAATACCAGAAACATATCTAGATGAGACAACTTGGTGTCTATTTCCAAATTAACGAGAAAGATgaggaaaaaataataattaaaaggGTACCTGTTTAACCAAGGTAATTCCATTATGTTTTTGTGCTTTCTGGGGCACCCTATCAATAGAGGTAGCTTTTCCCCCCTTTACAGTCTTCCAGCCTCCTGTTTCTGTCGTTGTAACTACAGCTGCTTGAACAGAAACCTTTGGAGGTACAGTTGAGTGGGAATCGAGAGCAGGGTTTTTAAGCCTCTCGAACTCTCTAACAACACAACAATGACACTATCAAAACCATGGAACAGACAAGTGCACCCCTATGGTGCCACTGATGAATATACTAGCTGTCTCAAGGAATAACAGTCAAAAGAAATTTTCTCACATACTTCTTAATAGGCTGTGGCCTTTTTTCTGGAACAGAGTGACAGGCAGCGCCCTGCAATTTCCAGATATGAAAGGTTTTATGATAATAAATCACATGAGTGCTTGAATAAGTCAATAGTACATCATTAGAGAAGTATGGATCACCTTTGATGAAGGTAAAGAGGGTGCTTTGTACTTTCTCACATACTTTCTCACATACGTCCTCTTAGGCTTTTGCTCTACTTGTGGAATAGCAGGAATGGCAGCAGCCTGCAAGTTTCCAAATTTCAAAGGTATTCAAGTAACAAATAATAGGGTATGGGTGCTTGATAAAGTTGATGAGCCATAATAAGAGGAATGTAAATCACCTTTGGTGCCTTTGGTGCCTTTGGTGAAACTACAGATAGCACTTTGGATGTTTGGATGGGGTACGTAATCTGATTCTGGCATGTTTGGATACTGCAAAGCAGTTTCTGCAAGCAAAAAGATGAGAGGGATTATTTAGCAATCAGAGGCATGCCGAATATTATACGTTCAACTGGACAATAATAGTAGAAAatagagaagaacaagaagTTCTTTTGCCAGAAAGAAGAAATGATGAGTTATCACTTTAGCTCACCCAAAAGAAACCGTAAGAGTTAAAAGTTCATAATCTACTGCGTTAAGTGGTTGCAGTTTACTTTCCATTATACATCATGCATACCTGCATTTCCTTGATGAAGGAGctgtgtaaattattttgtgaACTCAGGAGGGATGCTTCAATCTTTTCTGGTAAGGCTGAAAGCACTAAGAACATCTCCTGTAATTTATCttgattttcatttttgctCAGTTGCTCCGACATAAATTTGATGCCCTCATCAAGGCTAGCTTTGAAATCTTCTTGCCCCTTATTCTGCTTTACCATATATTGGCTGAGTTAGAAAGTGCAGAATCCTGGATGCTTGAAGCAACCAAGTGAGTAAAGAAGAAAGTAAACTCGGGGATTGTACTTATATTACCATTAACTGCAGCAAGCTGTCTTGAACCATCAACTTCTGCTGTACTGCTTCCACTGaattaagaaagaaaatgaattacTTACAATGGTAAATTTTTGACATGTCGTATAGTATAGACTCCCCATTTATTTCTCTTCACAGGTAAACAAACAATCAAATATAGTATCCTATTTAACAGAATGAACTTATTTATTCCAATTCCAGCCCAAGTTAAAGTTAGCAACCTGATACCATTTTCCTCCCAAATATGAGTTTTAGTTGctttattttcaataaaataTCTTGGAATTAGTGCCAAATGGAAGATCCTACAAATTTTTGTTTCAATATGCTTGATCAGTGACTTCAGCCCTCTCACATTAATTTGAATATTTATTCCTATATCAGAGGCTAGGAGCTACAACAACTTCTTATGCAGATTAGCCAGCACTACAACGTACAGCCATTCGATAATATATTTTCTCATCAGCTCATACATTTCAATGTGTCAAAGAATAGATGACTCACTCTCCATTGAAACttcttttgttcctttcttTACTTGCATAACGTCACTCTGGACAGAATCCAAGATCATCCCAAACTTGCTTAATGAAGTTTCCATCATTCCAATACGATGTTCAAATTCCTCACTGATCTGACCTGCTCAGGCAGATAAAAGAAAAGGTTTCCCATTAAAAGCCAGGCGTACACATACAATAGCAAGACCTTTATGGGGCTGTTATTATTACCCCCTTGAAAATACATTACTagaagttttttctttttttctttcactaatACTCCTTATGCCATTCAACTTTGTAGAAACTTACATCGATGATCTGAACCAGAAGCAGAACTCCACTTGCGCGTGAGACTGTTGGAAGGTCTTGAAATCTGCATTTGACTCTCTTCACGGGCATGACTAATTAGGGGTAAGCGAGCAATCTTCTTCACAGAGTTCTCCCGTTCTTGAGACCTCTGTAGAGATATGAACACAAGCAATAATTTAGGACTGCTAGTGAAATCTATGAATGATATCAAATAATTCTAATTAATGCACAGAGTTCTGGGAAAGAACAATTTTCAGGGGCACAACCTATTTTCTTTAGTACTCCTAATGTATGACTGATAAGAAATACAGTTCACTGATATTTA
Protein-coding regions in this window:
- the LOC133717746 gene encoding putative recombination initiation defects 3 isoform X2, encoding MKLKINKACDLSSISVLPPHNRRSNSVSHGPQGSQLQLRSQPSEQSFSQGLSSQYGMFSQLSQTSLDAFTDQRSQERENSVKKIARLPLISHAREESQMQISRPSNSLTRKWSSASGSDHRCQISEEFEHRIGMMETSLSKFGMILDSVQSDVMQVKKGTKEVSMEMEAVQQKLMVQDSLLQLMNKGQEDFKASLDEGIKFMSEQLSKNENQDKLQEMFLVLSALPEKIEASLLSSQNNLHSSFIKEMQKLLCSIQTCQNQITYPIQTSKVLSVVSPKAPKAAAIPAIPQVEQKPKRTYVRKYVRKYKAPSLPSSKGAACHSVPEKRPQPIKKEFERLKNPALDSHSTVPPKVSVQAAVVTTTETGGWKTVKGGKATSIDRVPQKAQKHNGITLVKQERGGRIIIESDEDIDGGFSFLLDEKETDMKNYMIEEVDQETERILRRARRRKRRCCNPIIIN
- the LOC133717746 gene encoding putative recombination initiation defects 3 isoform X1, which encodes MKLKINKACDLSSISVLPPHNRRSNSVSHGPQGSQLQLRSQPSEQSFSQGLSSQYGMFSQLSQTSLDAFTDQRSQERENSVKKIARLPLISHAREESQMQISRPSNSLTRKWSSASGSDHRCQISEEFEHRIGMMETSLSKFGMILDSVQSDVMQVKKGTKEVSMEMEAVQQKLMVQDSLLQLMQNKGQEDFKASLDEGIKFMSEQLSKNENQDKLQEMFLVLSALPEKIEASLLSSQNNLHSSFIKEMQKLLCSIQTCQNQITYPIQTSKVLSVVSPKAPKAAAIPAIPQVEQKPKRTYVRKYVRKYKAPSLPSSKGAACHSVPEKRPQPIKKEFERLKNPALDSHSTVPPKVSVQAAVVTTTETGGWKTVKGGKATSIDRVPQKAQKHNGITLVKQERGGRIIIESDEDIDGGFSFLLDEKETDMKNYMIEEVDQETERILRRARRRKRRCCNPIIIN